From a region of the Actinomadura luzonensis genome:
- the mreD gene encoding rod shape-determining protein MreD, whose translation MIGALCVLLALLVQVMLVNRLSLPAGGAPDLVLLAVIGAALMRGAVPGATLGFVAGLLVDIAPPGAHLVGQYAFVLALVGYVAGRGAGGPVTTVVLCVLVAPLLAAGVSLLIGDARVTMSTLTEEVPVTVVYTLLVSPIVIWLTTRSAQPRYST comes from the coding sequence GTGATCGGCGCGCTGTGCGTTCTGCTCGCGCTGCTGGTGCAGGTCATGCTGGTCAACCGGCTGTCGTTGCCCGCCGGCGGGGCGCCCGACCTGGTGCTGCTGGCCGTGATCGGGGCGGCGCTGATGCGCGGGGCGGTCCCCGGGGCGACGCTCGGGTTCGTCGCCGGGCTGCTGGTCGACATCGCGCCGCCGGGCGCGCACCTGGTCGGGCAGTACGCGTTCGTGCTGGCCCTGGTCGGCTACGTCGCCGGGCGGGGCGCGGGCGGGCCGGTGACCACCGTGGTGCTGTGCGTGCTGGTGGCGCCGCTGCTGGCCGCGGGCGTGAGCCTGCTGATCGGCGACGCTCGGGTGACGATGTCCACGTTGACCGAGGAGGTGCCCGTCACTGTCGTCTACACGCTGCTCGTGTCCCCGATCGTCATCTGGCTGACCACCCGCAGCGCCCAGCCGAGGTACTCGACATGA
- the mreC gene encoding rod shape-determining protein MreC: protein MRDSRRARLVLGALLTAALVILTVDHRTGDGSPLRPLRTAGSWVFGSAEQFGGGVVRPVSGFVQALLSAPAAQDRIKALTEENARLKAGIAAGRLDAGRASELKKLLGLAGAGGYKIVPANVVARRGQPGFEDTVQIDAGTTDGVRTEMTVLNGDGLVGRVIQASTTSSTVLLISDPASAAGARLEGGKEIGVVHGVGEHGRLVQFRLLDSTAPLVRGGRIVSFGSQNGRPYVPGVPIGVIERVESTPGELTRIAYARPYSDLTALDAVGVVVEAPKRDPRDAVLPPKEGSR from the coding sequence ATGAGAGACTCGCGCCGGGCCCGGCTCGTCCTCGGGGCGCTGCTCACGGCGGCCCTCGTCATCCTGACCGTCGACCATCGCACGGGCGACGGCTCGCCGCTGCGCCCGTTGCGCACCGCCGGCTCCTGGGTGTTCGGCTCGGCCGAGCAGTTCGGCGGCGGCGTGGTGCGGCCGGTGAGCGGCTTCGTGCAGGCCCTGCTCAGCGCGCCCGCCGCCCAGGACCGCATCAAGGCGCTGACGGAGGAGAACGCCAGGCTCAAGGCCGGCATCGCGGCGGGCAGGCTCGACGCCGGCCGGGCGAGCGAGCTGAAGAAGCTGCTGGGGCTGGCGGGAGCCGGCGGATACAAGATCGTCCCGGCCAACGTGGTGGCCCGGCGCGGCCAGCCGGGGTTCGAGGACACCGTGCAGATCGACGCGGGCACCACCGACGGGGTGCGCACCGAGATGACCGTGCTCAACGGCGACGGGCTCGTCGGGCGCGTCATCCAGGCCTCGACCACCAGCTCGACCGTGCTGCTCATCAGCGACCCCGCCTCGGCGGCGGGCGCGCGGCTGGAGGGCGGCAAGGAGATCGGCGTCGTCCACGGGGTGGGCGAGCACGGCAGGCTCGTGCAGTTCCGGCTGCTCGACTCCACCGCGCCGCTGGTCCGGGGCGGGCGGATCGTCAGCTTCGGCTCGCAGAACGGGCGGCCGTACGTGCCGGGGGTGCCGATCGGGGTGATCGAGCGGGTGGAGTCGACGCCCGGCGAGCTGACCCGCATCGCCTACGCCCGGCCCTACTCCGACCTGACCGCCCTGGACGCCGTCGGCGTGGTGGTCGAGGCGCCGAAGCGGGATCCGCGTGACGCGGTCCTGCCGCCCAAGGAGGGATCGCGGTGA
- a CDS encoding rod shape-determining protein — protein MGSKLAFLGRDMAVDLGTANTLVYVRGRGIVLNEPSVVAINTTTGKIVAVGIEAKRMIGRTPGNIVAVRPLKDGVIADFDVTERMLRYFIQRVHKRRHFAKPRIIIAVPSGITSVEQRAVKEAGYQAGARKVYIVEEPMAAAIGAGLPVHEPTGNMVVDIGGGTTEVAIISMGGVVTAQSIRIGGDELDQAVMAFAKKEFSLMLGERTAEEIKMAIGSACPNGEEMHAEIRGRDLVSGLPKTIIVSGEEIRKAIEEPVNAIVDAVKTTLDKCPPELSGDIMDRGIALTGGGALLKGLDERVKAETGMPVHLVENALDSVAIGSGKCAEDFEALQEVLVPESRH, from the coding sequence ATGGGCAGCAAGCTCGCGTTCCTCGGCCGTGACATGGCGGTCGACCTGGGCACCGCCAACACGCTGGTCTACGTGCGTGGCCGCGGCATCGTGCTCAACGAGCCGTCAGTCGTTGCGATCAACACCACTACGGGGAAGATCGTGGCGGTCGGCATCGAGGCCAAGCGCATGATCGGCCGCACGCCAGGCAACATCGTGGCCGTCCGGCCGTTGAAGGACGGCGTGATCGCCGACTTCGACGTCACCGAACGCATGTTGCGATATTTCATCCAAAGGGTGCACAAACGCCGCCACTTTGCCAAGCCGCGCATCATCATCGCCGTGCCGAGCGGCATCACGAGCGTGGAGCAGCGGGCGGTCAAGGAGGCCGGCTACCAGGCCGGCGCCCGCAAGGTCTACATCGTGGAAGAGCCCATGGCCGCCGCGATCGGCGCCGGGCTGCCGGTGCACGAGCCGACGGGCAACATGGTCGTCGACATCGGCGGCGGCACCACCGAGGTGGCGATCATCTCGATGGGCGGCGTGGTCACCGCGCAGTCGATCAGGATCGGCGGCGACGAGCTCGACCAGGCGGTCATGGCGTTCGCCAAGAAGGAGTTCTCGCTGATGCTCGGCGAGCGCACCGCCGAGGAGATCAAGATGGCGATCGGCTCGGCCTGTCCCAACGGCGAGGAGATGCACGCGGAGATCCGCGGGCGCGACCTCGTCAGCGGCCTGCCGAAGACGATCATCGTCTCCGGCGAGGAGATCAGGAAGGCGATCGAGGAGCCGGTCAACGCGATCGTCGACGCCGTCAAGACCACGCTCGACAAGTGCCCGCCCGAGCTGTCCGGCGACATCATGGACCGCGGCATCGCGCTCACCGGCGGCGGCGCCCTGCTCAAGGGCCTCGACGAGCGCGTCAAGGCGGAGACCGGCATGCCGGTCCACCTCGTGGAGAACGCCCTCGACTCGGTCGCCATCGGCTCAGGCAAGTGCGCCGAGGACTTCGAGGCGCTGCAGGAGGTCCTCGTTCCGGAGTCGCGACACTGA
- the ndk gene encoding nucleoside-diphosphate kinase, producing MSERTLVLIKPDGVKRGLIGDVISRVERKGLKVVAMDLRTLDADTAKAHYAEHSERPFFGELVEFITSGPLVALVLEGPRAVEAFRALAGATDPVKSPPGTIRGDHALEISENVVHGSDSPESAAREIKIFFPDRF from the coding sequence GTGTCCGAGCGCACTCTTGTCCTGATCAAGCCCGACGGGGTGAAGCGTGGCCTCATCGGTGACGTGATCTCCCGTGTGGAGCGCAAGGGCCTCAAGGTCGTGGCGATGGACCTGCGCACCCTCGACGCCGACACCGCCAAGGCGCACTACGCCGAGCACTCCGAGCGGCCGTTCTTCGGCGAGCTCGTCGAGTTCATCACCTCGGGCCCGCTCGTCGCCCTGGTGCTGGAGGGCCCGCGCGCCGTCGAGGCCTTCCGTGCGCTGGCCGGCGCCACCGACCCGGTCAAGTCCCCCCCTGGCACGATCCGCGGCGACCACGCGCTGGAGATCAGCGAGAACGTCGTGCACGGCTCGGACTCGCCCGAGTCCGCCGCCCGGGAGATCAAGATCTTCTTCCCGGACCGGTTCTGA